In Felis catus isolate Fca126 chromosome E1, F.catus_Fca126_mat1.0, whole genome shotgun sequence, the following proteins share a genomic window:
- the LSM12 gene encoding protein LSM12 homolog, with the protein MAAPPGEYFSVGSQVSCRTCQEQRLQGEVVAFDYQSKMLALKCPSSSGKPNHADILLINLQYVSEVEIINDRTETPPPLASLNVSKLASKARTEKEEKLSQAYAISAGVSLEGQQLFQTIHKTIKDCKWQEKNIVVMEEVVITPPYQVENCKGKEGSALSHVRKIVEKHFRDVESQKILQRSQAQQPQKEAALSS; encoded by the exons ATGGCGGCTCCTCCGGGCGAGTACTTCAGCGTTGGGAGCCAGGTGTCGTGCCGGACGTGCCAGGAGCAGCGGCTGCAGGGCGAGGTGGTAGCCTTCGACTACCAGTCCAAAATGCTGGCTTTAA AATGTCCCTCTTCCAGTGGAAAGCCCAACCATGCAGACATCTTGCTCATAAACTTACAGTATGTTTCAGAAGTGGAAATAATTAATGACCGAACAGAAACCCCTCCTCCCCTAGCTTCACTCAATGTTAGTAAG CTTGCCAGCAAAGCAcggacagagaaggaggagaagctGAGCCAGGCCTATGCAATCAGCGCTGGTGTTTCCCTAGAGGGCCAGCAGCTCTTCCAGACCATACACAAGAC cATTAAAGACTgtaaatggcaagaaaaaaacaTCGTAGTCATGGAAGAAGTTGTTATTACACCCCCATATCAAGTGGAAAACTGTAAAGGCAAAGAGGGGAGTGCACTGAGCCATGTACGCAAAATA gttgaaaaacattttagagaCGTGGAAAGCCAAAAGATACTGCAGCGTTCACAAGCCCAGCAACCACAGAAGGAGGCTGCCCTGTCATCCTGA
- the G6PC3 gene encoding glucose-6-phosphatase 3 isoform X2, with protein sequence MESTLGAGIAMAEALQNQLPWLENVWLWVTFLGDPKSLFLFYFPAAYYASRRVGIAVLWISLITEWLNLVFKWLLFGDRPFWWVHESGYYSQAPAQVHQFPASCETGPGSPSGHCMITGAALWPIMTAISSQVATRAHRCCAGLADGPPGTHGAGAKLLWIDLTGPLAGCQPHLLDPFYTGPGSFLVHQSGLQVV encoded by the exons ATGGAGTCCACGCTGGGCGCGGGCATCGCAATGGCCGAGGCGCTGCAGAACCAGCTGCCTTGGCTGGAAAACGTGTGGCTCTGGGTCACCTTTCTGGGCGATCCCAAGAGCCTCTTTCTGTTCTACTTCCCCGCGGCCTACTACGCCTCCCGCCGCGTGGGCATCGCAGTGCTCTGGATCAGCCTCATCACTGAGTGGCTCAACCTCGTCTTCAAGTG GCTTCTGTTTGGAGACAGGCCCTTTTGGTGGGTCCATGAGTCTGGCTACTAcagccaggccccagcccaggtCCACCAGTTCCCTGCTTCTTGTGAAACTGGTCCAG GCAGCCCTTCTGGACATTGCATGATCACAGGAGCAGCGCTCTGGCCCATAATGACGGCCATCTCTTCCCAGGTGGCCACCCGGGCCCACAG GTGCTGCGCTGGGCTGGCTGATGGCCCCCCGGGTACCCATGGAGCGGGAGCTAAGCTTCTATGGATTGACCTCACTGGCCCTCTTGCTGGGTGCCAGCCTCATCTATTGGACCCTTTTTACACTGGGCCTGGATCTTTCTTG gtCCATCAGTCTGGCCTCCAAGTGGTGTGA
- the G6PC3 gene encoding glucose-6-phosphatase 3 isoform X1 — MESTLGAGIAMAEALQNQLPWLENVWLWVTFLGDPKSLFLFYFPAAYYASRRVGIAVLWISLITEWLNLVFKWLLFGDRPFWWVHESGYYSQAPAQVHQFPASCETGPGSPSGHCMITGAALWPIMTAISSQVATRAHSRWVRVIPSLAYCTFLLAVGLSRVFLLAHFPHQVLAGLITGAALGWLMAPRVPMERELSFYGLTSLALLLGASLIYWTLFTLGLDLSWSISLASKWCERPEWVHLDSRPFASLSRDSGAALGLGIALHSPCYAQVRRAYLGHGQKIVCLVLAVGLLGPLDWLGYPPQISLFYIFNFLKYTLWPCLVLALVPWVVHTFSAQEIPPIRSS; from the exons ATGGAGTCCACGCTGGGCGCGGGCATCGCAATGGCCGAGGCGCTGCAGAACCAGCTGCCTTGGCTGGAAAACGTGTGGCTCTGGGTCACCTTTCTGGGCGATCCCAAGAGCCTCTTTCTGTTCTACTTCCCCGCGGCCTACTACGCCTCCCGCCGCGTGGGCATCGCAGTGCTCTGGATCAGCCTCATCACTGAGTGGCTCAACCTCGTCTTCAAGTG GCTTCTGTTTGGAGACAGGCCCTTTTGGTGGGTCCATGAGTCTGGCTACTAcagccaggccccagcccaggtCCACCAGTTCCCTGCTTCTTGTGAAACTGGTCCAG GCAGCCCTTCTGGACATTGCATGATCACAGGAGCAGCGCTCTGGCCCATAATGACGGCCATCTCTTCCCAGGTGGCCACCCGGGCCCACAG cCGCTGGGTGAGGGTGATACCTAGTCTGGCTTACTGCACCTTCCTACTGGCGGTCGGCCTGTCCCGGGTCTTCCTCTTAGCACATTTCCCCCACCAGGTGCTGGCTGGCCTAATAACTG GTGCTGCGCTGGGCTGGCTGATGGCCCCCCGGGTACCCATGGAGCGGGAGCTAAGCTTCTATGGATTGACCTCACTGGCCCTCTTGCTGGGTGCCAGCCTCATCTATTGGACCCTTTTTACACTGGGCCTGGATCTTTCTTG gtCCATCAGTCTGGCCTCCAAGTGGTGTGAGCGGCCTGAGTGGGTGCACTTGGATAGCCGGCCCTTTGCCTCCCTGAGCCGTGACTCAGGGGCCGCCCTGGGTCTGGGCATTGCCCTGCACTCTCCCTGCTATGCCCAGGTACGGCGAGCATACCTGGGACATGGCCAGAAGATAGTCTGTCTTGTGCTGGCCGTGGGGCTGCTGGGCCCCCTGGACTGGCTGGGCTACCCACCTCAGATCAGCCTTTTCTATATCTTCAATTTCCTCAAGTACACCCTCTGGCCATGCCTCGTCCTGGCCCTTGTGCCCTGGGTGGTGCACACGTTCAGTGCCCAGGAAATACCACCCATCCGCTCTTCCTGA